TCCGTTTCCCGATCGAGTTGGAAAACTTTGGAGAATCCACCCCGGCTCATTTGCAGGCTGGTGTCCATGACGGTTTCGTACTCTAGCAAAGGATCCTCCATTGGAACCGTCCGGGCAATCTCATCCCGCATGTTTTTCAACATCCTTTGTCGGCGCAGGTCTCTGGCTTCGCTCACGGTTGGCGGTCTTGTAAAACCTACCGGACCTCTGTCCGTATCCGTCACATACAGGTAGCCGTATTTTGCCCCCAGGAAACCCGCGCCACGCGAATTGCTCGGAGGACCGCAAACGACATATCCCGGCATTCCGATATCGGCTGAGCCCAATTCGTGATTCACGATAGCGCCAATGGAAGGGTAGACAACCGTGCCACTCACAGGGCGTCCGGTATGCATAAAGTTGACCGCCGCCGCATGTTCATTAATCACCTCATGGTGCACACTTCTGACCAGGGTCATACGGTCCAATCGCGCTGCTGTCTGGTGCAAATGTTCGCAAACCTGTACGCCCTTAACGGCGGTATCGATAGCGGGATAGGCGGAACCAGCAATTCTTTGCAACGGATCACCCAGAGCCTTGGGATCCCAGGTATCAACCTGGGCGTTTCCTCCACCCAGCCAGATGAAAATACACGATTGGGCTGGGCCCTTCGGAATTTGATTGGATCGCAGCCCGGCTGGGAGCGCAGTCAGCATCGCCCCACCGGCGGATGTCTTAAGGAATGTTCTGCGATTCATAATCAGGGAATGAACTGAAATTCGGGGGTGTTGATCAAAAGCCAGGCAGCATCTTCCATGCGTTCGCGCCAGTCTGCCTCCAATGTTTTGGTTGGTTCGGGGCCTTGTTGAAATGTTTCAACCTTCGCCGCTACGTGGTAGTTGGCCTCGACACTCAAGTGATTGCCCCAACTGACTTCCCGGATTTCAGGAATCCACTTTTCCTTTTCAAACCCGTCAGTCTTGGCCGTTTTTCTCGAATCAAATCCTTCTTCGAGCAATGCCTTGAATTCCGTTTTTTCATGGTCCTTCGGAAGCCGGGTCAGGAAACGGAGGAAAAGCTGATCCACCAATGCTTCAGTTGAGTCGACCTCCCAGGCCAGAGCCGTCAATTCGCTATAGTCGCTGAGCCCAGTTACCCACAAGGTCAGGCTGCTGTTTGCCAACACCCCGGGCTGCATGACATTGGTTTCTGATTCCCGGTCAGTGATCGGTTCGGCCCGGTTTGGTCGCCAACCGTAGGCGCGCATCAGTGACACGATTTCGTTTACCATCGGCAAAGTCAGGCTGGCTCGCTCCCGCTCGGTTGAGGTGGAAACAAACTCCCAGGCACGTTTTGGGAAGCCGTAGTTGACAAATGTTTCGGGGTCCCAATGCCCTTCCACATCGAGAGTTAGTTCTTCGGTAAACAGAGGCACTCCGGCGCTACTGAAAAGAGAATCCACCAACTGCTCGGCTGTCATACTTCTGCGCTGAGGCGCTTCTAAAAAACGGTTGTCTCCCGATGAATGGTTGATGGAAGTCCGCGCGTAAGCCGCGCTGTTAAGGATAAGGCGTGACAGCTGTTTCAGATCGTAATTGTTGGCCACGAATTCACGGGCCAGATACTCCAGCAACTCCGGATGGCTGGCTGCATTTCCTTCCCAGTCAAAGGCGGGTTCGACAAAGCCTTTGCCGAAGTACCGCTTCCAGATGCGGTTGACGATTACCTTGGCGAATCTTCTGTTTTGCGGGCGGGTGATCTGCCAAGCAAGGTCAACTGCTGGATTGATGAAGGCCATCTCTTCTTTGATTGAATGTTCAACAAGTTCCGTGAACGGCCAGTTGGGCTCGACCGAGGTATCCGGTTCCAGGTTACTTTGAATTATGGGCTTCCTTCCATTGAGCCGTTCGAAAAAAGTGACAGGGACCGTCGAAGTATCAGGAACTTGAAGGGCTTTGCCACCCAACATGGCAGCCAGGGAAAACAGGTCTTTCTGAGTGGTTGAATGATAAGGCGAATCGTGGCAGCGAGCGCACTTCATTTCGATTCCCAAAAAAGCGGTGGCAACGACATGGGCCTTCTCTGCCATGGGCGAGTCGTTGTCGGTAGCCAGCCCAAAGCCTCCGGCACCTCCGGCAAAGGCCTCACCCTGAAAGGTAACCAGCTCCG
The sequence above is a segment of the Verrucomicrobiota bacterium genome. Coding sequences within it:
- a CDS encoding DUF1501 domain-containing protein, with amino-acid sequence MIMNRRTFLKTSAGGAMLTALPAGLRSNQIPKGPAQSCIFIWLGGGNAQVDTWDPKALGDPLQRIAGSAYPAIDTAVKGVQVCEHLHQTAARLDRMTLVRSVHHEVINEHAAAVNFMHTGRPVSGTVVYPSIGAIVNHELGSADIGMPGYVVCGPPSNSRGAGFLGAKYGYLYVTDTDRGPVGFTRPPTVSEARDLRRQRMLKNMRDEIARTVPMEDPLLEYETVMDTSLQMSRGGFSKVFQLDRETDSLRQTYGGEFGQRCLLARRLVQRGTRFVEVLHNLNFKNGTGWDTHREGQEGQHLLIQELDTALAALIDDLENHKLLDSTLIVVAGEFGRPSSFDVAGGRGHQGSAFSVALAGGGLNHCGAYGSTDDHSKNILENLVSVPDLHATIHHALGVDYSKNLLHGDRPIPITDRGQPIPDLFS